A single window of Nocardia sp. NBC_01327 DNA harbors:
- a CDS encoding peptidoglycan recognition protein family protein, whose translation MTQHNRLRRRTLFTGAAAVAATGWLGARPLADAAPSEGTDCHGGLFTAVRQPDPAGSPASVRFRVAGAWGDPVPVHRTAHGRDDRPGTLSEIIPVPAGADRLDVISENALVPSIFAPVTAQPFRTAVSTSYAWGFPAVTRSGWGADESLMTWGEPEYAPAQVITVHHTQIPTGREYDDYRDAVTGVYRFHALPDPDGQGWGDLGYHLMIDPNGVIYSARHTGADDSPIFKPGSDLRPGAEIITAGHVRGANSGNIGICLIGDFTSALPSKPALHSLDTVLTRLCSALSLNPFAQVGYTNPTTGLTTTVPTVSGHRDWQSVCGETTCPGDFLHTILPLLTALSQLG comes from the coding sequence GTGACGCAGCACAATCGACTACGCCGCCGCACCCTGTTCACCGGCGCGGCGGCGGTGGCCGCGACAGGATGGCTCGGGGCCCGGCCCCTCGCCGATGCCGCCCCCTCCGAGGGAACCGACTGCCACGGTGGGCTTTTCACCGCCGTCCGGCAGCCCGATCCGGCCGGAAGTCCGGCCTCGGTGCGATTCCGTGTGGCGGGCGCCTGGGGTGATCCGGTCCCGGTGCATCGAACCGCGCACGGCCGCGATGATCGCCCCGGCACGCTCTCTGAGATCATCCCCGTCCCGGCGGGCGCCGACAGACTCGATGTCATCTCCGAAAACGCCTTGGTTCCCAGCATTTTCGCGCCGGTGACCGCCCAGCCGTTCCGCACGGCCGTATCCACCTCGTACGCCTGGGGTTTCCCGGCGGTCACCCGCTCGGGCTGGGGAGCAGATGAATCCCTCATGACCTGGGGCGAGCCGGAATACGCACCCGCACAGGTGATCACGGTCCACCACACCCAGATCCCCACCGGACGGGAATACGACGACTACCGCGACGCGGTCACCGGCGTCTACCGCTTCCACGCCCTCCCCGATCCCGACGGCCAAGGCTGGGGAGACCTCGGCTACCACCTGATGATCGACCCCAACGGCGTGATCTACTCGGCCCGCCACACCGGTGCCGACGACTCCCCCATCTTCAAACCGGGCTCCGACCTGCGCCCCGGCGCCGAAATCATCACCGCCGGCCACGTCCGCGGCGCGAATTCCGGCAATATCGGCATCTGCCTGATCGGCGACTTCACCAGCGCCCTCCCCAGCAAACCCGCCCTGCACAGCCTCGACACCGTCCTGACCCGCCTCTGCTCCGCCCTCTCCCTCAACCCCTTCGCCCAGGTCGGCTACACCAACCCCACCACCGGCCTGACCACCACCGTCCCCACCGTCTCCGGCCACCGCGACTGGCAATCGGTCTGCGGCGAAACCACCTGCCCCGGCGACTTCCTGCACACCATCCTCCCGCTCCTCACCGCCCTCTCCCAACTCGGCTGA
- a CDS encoding lipase family protein, producing the protein MRKILGRVPVVTAAAVLALAAGSTVEFAPQANAGPDAFYEYHGATPLSSIEPGTVLDTRILPYHVSGLPLPVTAVQLLYRTTDAQQRPAVGVTSVLVPPGSDPAKAVAYQSFYDSLNPADSPSRAVAGDVTFGGMVNASEGVLIAPLLAQGYTVIVDDTEGEQADFAAGPEYGMNTLDSIRAATHSSATGLNADARIGMIGYSGGAIATNWAAALAPSYAPDVDANLVGAAEGGVLVNPARNLSYISGSIGWSGVAAMAIIGIARSYDIDFTPYLSGYGAQVVSRLSNASIANVLFQYPGLTWQQMAKPEYADPNSVPPFVEAVRKIDLGLAPTPTIPMFIGQGANGELEGSDGSKPGIGHGDGVMVAGDVRALANQYCETGNPSIQYQQYDLLSHVPSMAPWSPVALGWLNDRFAGAPAPTSCGAIAPGNPLTPEL; encoded by the coding sequence TTGAGAAAAATACTGGGACGTGTTCCCGTTGTGACGGCTGCTGCGGTCTTGGCGCTGGCGGCCGGTTCGACGGTGGAGTTCGCACCGCAGGCGAACGCCGGACCCGATGCGTTCTACGAGTACCACGGCGCGACGCCGCTGTCGTCGATCGAGCCGGGCACGGTGCTCGACACCAGGATACTGCCCTACCATGTCAGCGGCCTGCCGCTGCCGGTCACGGCGGTGCAGCTGCTGTACCGCACGACCGACGCGCAGCAGCGCCCGGCCGTCGGGGTCACCTCGGTACTGGTCCCGCCCGGCAGCGACCCCGCCAAAGCGGTTGCCTACCAATCCTTCTACGACTCCCTGAACCCCGCGGACAGTCCCTCGCGGGCCGTCGCCGGTGACGTGACCTTCGGCGGCATGGTCAATGCCTCCGAAGGCGTGCTGATCGCCCCGCTGCTCGCGCAGGGCTACACCGTCATCGTCGACGACACCGAGGGCGAGCAGGCCGATTTCGCCGCCGGACCCGAATACGGCATGAACACCCTGGATTCCATCCGCGCGGCGACTCATTCCTCGGCCACGGGCCTGAACGCGGATGCCCGGATCGGCATGATCGGGTATTCGGGCGGCGCGATCGCCACCAACTGGGCCGCGGCACTGGCCCCCAGCTACGCCCCGGATGTCGACGCCAACCTGGTCGGCGCCGCCGAGGGCGGCGTGCTGGTCAATCCCGCCCGCAACCTGTCCTACATCAGCGGCAGTATCGGCTGGTCGGGTGTGGCGGCCATGGCGATCATCGGCATCGCCCGCTCCTACGACATCGACTTCACGCCCTACCTGAGCGGCTATGGCGCACAGGTGGTTTCCCGCCTCTCGAACGCCTCGATCGCCAATGTGCTGTTCCAGTACCCCGGATTGACCTGGCAGCAGATGGCGAAGCCGGAATACGCCGACCCCAATAGCGTGCCGCCGTTCGTGGAGGCGGTACGCAAGATCGACCTCGGGCTCGCGCCCACGCCGACGATCCCCATGTTCATCGGCCAGGGCGCCAATGGCGAGCTGGAGGGCAGCGACGGCAGCAAGCCCGGCATCGGCCACGGTGACGGTGTCATGGTCGCCGGTGATGTCCGTGCCCTCGCGAATCAGTACTGCGAGACCGGAAATCCGTCCATCCAGTACCAGCAGTACGACCTGCTCAGCCATGTGCCCTCCATGGCCCCGTGGTCGCCGGTGGCGCTCGGCTGGCTCAACGACCGATTCGCGGGAGCGCCGGCGCCGACCAGCTGCGGCGCCATCGCGCCGGGAAATCCGCTTACGCCGGAACTCTGA